In a genomic window of Quercus lobata isolate SW786 chromosome 4, ValleyOak3.0 Primary Assembly, whole genome shotgun sequence:
- the LOC115983233 gene encoding uncharacterized protein LOC115983233, with amino-acid sequence MGDLYALDFDGVLCDSCGESSLSAVKAARVRWPALFDGVDSTTEDWIVDQMYKVRPVVETGYENLLLVRLLLEMRIPSIQKSTVAEGLTVEGILENWSKLKPVIMEEWAENRDDLVDLFGKVRDEWMEKDLATWVSANRFYPGVPDALKFASSRLYIVTTKQSRFADALLQELAGVTIPPERIYGLGTGPKVEVLKQLQKKPEHQGLRLHFVEDRLATLKNVIKEPELDGWNLYLGDWGYNTQKEREEAATIPRIHLLELSDFSKKLK; translated from the exons atggGGGATCTGTATGCCTTAGActtcgatggagttctctgcGATAGCTGCGGAGAGAGCTCTCTCTCTGCAGTCAAG GCTGCTAGAGTTAGATGGCCTGCTTTATTTGACGGCGTGGATTCAACCACGGAGGATTGGATTGTTGATCAAATGTATAAA GTGCGACCTGTAGTGGAAACTGGATATGAAAACCTCTTACTTGTGAGGTTATTATTGGAGATGAGAATACCTTCCATCCAGAAGTCCACG GTTGCAGAGGGACTCACAGTTGAGGGTATATTGGAGAACTGGTCAAAGTTAAAACCTGTAATTATGGAAGAATGGGCTGAGAATAGAGATGATCTAGTAGATCTTTTCGGAAAGGTCAGGGACGAATGGATGGAGAAGGACTTGGCAACTTGGGTTAGTGCAAATAG ATTCTATCCAGGTGTTCCTGATGCATTGAAATTTGCAAGCTCAAGGTTGTATATAGTGACCACAAAACAG AGCCGATTTGCAGATGCTTTACTGCAAGAGCTTGCAGGAGTAACAATACCGCCTGAAAGAATATATGGCCTTGGAACTGG TCCCAAGGTAGAAGTGCTGAAGCAGCTTCAAAAGAAACCAGAGCACCAAGGACTGAGATTGCA CTTTGTGGAAGATCGACTTGCAACCTTAAAGAATGTCATTAAGGAGCCTGAACTAGATGGGTGGAATTTATATCtag GGGATTGGGGGTACAACactcagaaagagagagaggaagcgGCTACCATTCCAAGGATTCATCTTCTTGAGCTCTCTGACTTCAGCAAGAAGCTGAAATAG